Proteins co-encoded in one Ornithorhynchus anatinus isolate Pmale09 chromosome 14, mOrnAna1.pri.v4, whole genome shotgun sequence genomic window:
- the LOC100091630 gene encoding patatin-like phospholipase domain-containing protein 5 yields the protein MFEREGGWSFSFSGSGFLGLYHVGVTACLDERAPHLFRGADKIYGSSSGSLSALGWVCGKSAEFCCNILMNTVKEVRGRSIGAFHPSFDVFRIVKKGLLEHLPHNAHKVASGKLGISLTRWPDGQNVVVTEYATRDELIQAVLCSMYVPLYCGIIPPLYRGQRYIDGAFSSIMPFGDSRTTITVSPFPGTIDICPQSRSASFHEVNAFYSSFQISTENFHHAVLSFFPPEPKVISSICKQGYLDAYCFLQRHGLVKQSALYVTPSTLGMKPPAPAASGGGDGMGGGDAAGGEMAGQGDGRPAVWLKAGLQARDIPDFGLVSPELEKALRKACEEDKRLFARFSRSLPGHVLTYLTLPCILPLQYVYFRTQRFVQWLPDLPDDMVWMAGELKVFSCFIFSRLRARLLRAPGSQEQLRFLPHPVPEPPGLHPPPLQASGDAVGDLGTAPSWAAARTEPQESVSNTVDSLAPPGICRARAEKGFDSVSQSISGIY from the exons ATGTTCGAGCGGGAGGGCGGCTGGAGCTTCTCGTTCTCGGGCTCGGGGTTCCTGGGGCTCTACCACGTGGGGGTGACGGCCTGCCTGGACGAGCGCGCCCCGCACCTGTTCCGCGGCGCCGACAAGATCTACGGTTCTTCCTCCGGGTCCCTGAGCGCCCTGGGCTGGGTCTGCGGGAAGTCGGCGG AGTTCTGCTGCAACATTCTCATGAACACGGTCAAAGAGGTAAGGGGCAGAAGCATCGGGGCGTTCCATCCATCATTTGATGTATTCCGGATTGTGAAGAAAGGTCTTCTTGAGCATCTGCCCCACAATGCTCACaaggtggcctcgggcaagctgGGCATCTCTCTGACCCGGTGGCCAGATGGTCAGAATGTGGTAGTCACCGAGTATGCCACCAGAGATGAGCTCATCCAG GCTGTGCTTTGTAGCATGTATGTCCCCCTGTACTGTGGCATCATCCCTCCTTTGTACCGAGGACAG CGCTACATAGATGGGGCATTTAGCAGCATCATGCCCTTCGGCGATTCCCGGACGACCATCACCGTCTCCCCATTCCCGGGGACCATCGACATCTGCCCCCAGAGCCGCTCCGCCAGCTTCCATGAGGTCAACGCCTTCTACTCCAGCTTCCAGATCTCCACCGAGAACTTCCACCACGCAGTGCTATCCTTCTTTCCCCCGGAACCCAAG GTCATTTCTAGCATTTGCAAACAGGGTTACCTGGACGCTTACTGCTTCCTGCAAAGACATG GGTTGGTGAAACAGTCAGCCCTTTATGTCACCCCATCCACGCTCGGGATGAAGCCTCCAGCTCCCGCTGCTTCCGGGGGCGGTGACGGAATGGGAGGTGGTGATGCTGCCGGAGGGGAGATggcagggcagggggatggacgtcCGGCTGTGTGGCTGAAAGCGGGCCTGCAGGCCAGAGATATTCCAGACTTTGGGCTTGTGTCTCCTGAATTGGAAAAAG CCCTAAGGAAAGCATGTGAGGAGGACAAGAGACTCTTCGCCCGGTTTTCCCGCTCCCTCCCTGGCCACGTGCTGACTTATCTCACGCTGCCCTGCATCCTGCCACTGCAATACGTTTATTTTCGCACCCAAAG GTTCGTGCAGTGGCTGCCGGATCTCCCTGATGACATGGTGTGGATGGCGGGGGAACTGAAGGTGTTCAGCTGCTTCATCTTCTCTCGCCTCAGAGCACGGCTCCTCAGAGCCCCTGG GTCCCAGGAGCAGCTCAGATTCCTCCCCCATCCAGTGCCAGAGCCTCCTGGCCTTCACCCTCCGCCTCTCCAGGCTTCCGGAGATGCTGTTGGGGACCTGGGGACGGCGCCATCCTGGGCAGCAGCGAGAACAGAGCCGCAGGAATCAGTCTCAAACACTGTTGATTCCCTGGCCCCACCAGGCATTTGCAGGGCAAGGGCTGAAAAAGGCTttgactcagtcagtcagtcaatcagtggaatttattaa
- the SULT4A1 gene encoding sulfotransferase 4A1, producing the protein MAESEAETPSTPGEFESKYFEYNGVRLPPFCRGKMEEIANFPVRDSDVWIVTYPKSGTGLLQEVVYLVSQGADPDEIGLLNIDEQLPVLEYPQPGLDIIKELTSPRLIKSHLPYRFLPSDLHNGNSKVIYMARNPKDLVVSYYQFHRSLRTMSYRGTFQEFCRRFMNDKLGYGSWFEHVQEFWEHHVDSNILFLKYEDMHRDLATVVEQLARFLGVPYDKAQLEATAEHCHQLVDQCCNAEALPVGRGRVGLWKDVFTVAMNEKFDLVYRQKMGKGDLTFDFYL; encoded by the exons ATGGCGGAGAGCGAGGCGGAGACCCCCAGCACCCCGGGGGAGTTTGAGAGCAAATACTTTGAATACAACGGGGTCCGGCTGCCCCCCTTCTGCAGGGGGAAGATGGAAGAGATCGCCAATTTCCCCGTGCGGGACAGCGACGTGTGGATCGTCACCTACCCCAAGTCAG GCACCGGCTTGCTGCAGGAGGTGGTGTACCTGGTAAGCCAGGGTGCTGATCCGGACGAGATCGGCCTGCTGAACATCGACGAGCAGCTGCCTGTCCTGGAGTACCCCCAGCCGGGGCTTGACATCATCAAG GAGCTCACGTCTCCTCGCCTCATCAAGAGCCACCTGCCCTACCGCTTCCTGCCCTCCGACCTGCACAATGGCAATTCCAAG gtCATCTACATGGCCCGGAACCCCAAGGACCTAGTGGTGTCCTACTACCAGTTCCACCGCTCGCTGCGCACCATGAGCTACCGGGGGACATTCCAGGAGTTCTGCCGGAGGTTCATGAATGACAAAT TGGGCTATGGCTCGTGGTTTGAGCATGTGCAAGAGTTCTGGGAACACCACGTGGATTCCAACATTCTTTTTCTCAAATATGAAGACATGCACAGG gaCCTGGCAACTGTGGTGGAGCAGTTGGCGAGGTTCCTGGGGGTGCCCTATGACAAGGCCCAGCTGGAGGCCACTGCAGAGCACTGCCACCAGCTCGTCGACCAGTGTTGCAACGCCGAGGCCCTGCCCGTGGGCCGGG GAAGAGTTGGGCTTTGGAAGGATGTCTTCACCGTGGCGATGAATGAGAAATTCGACTTGGTCTACAGACAGAAGATGGGGAAGGGCGACCTTACGTTTGACTTCTATTTATAA